The Plutella xylostella chromosome 9, ilPluXylo3.1, whole genome shotgun sequence genome has a segment encoding these proteins:
- the LOC125488977 gene encoding uncharacterized protein LOC125488977: protein MRYWPDTITNVELWKVTNQKPIDIDIQERKWRWLGNTLRRPDDHIPKVALQWKPLGGSRRPGRPAHTWKRSIYSEAQEKGKSWPKLNLLAHDREGWKRLVSAPDSSEEYRD from the coding sequence ATGAGATACTGGCCGGACACCATCACCAATGTCGAGCTATGGAAGGTTACAAACCAAAAGCCTATAGACATAGACATCCAAGAGCGGAAATGGCGATGGCTGGGCAACACACTGCGAAGACCTGATGACCATATCCCGAAAGTGGCCCTACAATGGAAACCCCTGGGCGGTTCAAGGCGACCCGGTCGACCAGCTCATACTTGGAAGCGGTCCATATACAGCGAGGCCCAAGAGAAAGGGAAGTCGTGGCCAAAGCTCAACTTGCTGGCCCACGACAGAGAAGGATGGAAGCGCCTGGTGTCAGCCCCAGACTCCTCGGAGGAGTACCGAGATTGA
- the LOC119690899 gene encoding uncharacterized protein LOC119690899, whose amino-acid sequence MRQQSTETVDASVCTEESGAARLEAVLLALLESKARALHAEHSRRPHPLLLLLRDPPPEDEASTAGSPGALLPAAWCEHERRNLTLHAHGDLSSPEQLELERRRRRRRRRRSPHSKPRKHRTLLVSAIDEQAKVIHVLDPDELPRRARYTIMVTACLLLFLCLLLVGVTLRMAPLIDDMGEL is encoded by the exons ATGCGACAACAGTCGACCGAA ACGGTCGACGCGTCGGTATGCACGGAGGagagcggcgcggcgcggctcgAGGCCGTGCTGCTCGCGCTGCTGGAGAGCAAGGCGCGCGCGCTGCACGCCGAGCACAGCCGCCGCCCGCAcccgctgctgctgctgctgcgggACCCGCCTCCTGAAG ATGAGGCGTCCACGGCGGGGTCGCCGGGCGCGCTGCTGCCGGCCGCGTGGTGCGAGCACGAGCGCCGCAACCTCACGCTGCACGCACACGG AGACCTGTCAAGTCCAGAGCAGCTAGAGttggagcggcggcggcgacggcggcggcggcggcgcagccCGCACAGCAAGCCCAGGAAACATCGCACGCTACTCGTGTCAGCTATAGACGAGCAGGCTAAAGTTATACAT GTGCTAGACCCAGACGAGTTGCCACGCCGCGCGCGCTACACCATCATGGTGACGGCGTGCCTGCTGCTGTTCCTGTGCCTGCTCCTAGTCGGGGTCACACTTAGGATGGCGCCGCTGATCGATGACATGGGTGAGTTGTAG